The Rhizobium sp. CCGE531 genomic sequence CCTGATGGGCGTCACCATCCGCCACTGGTTCAACACCACGCATGCCCGCAAGGGCCGCCCGACCTGGACCTGGATCGTCACCGTCGTCCTCTTCATCGTCATCATGTGGCTTTCGACGGTTCCGAAGGTGTTGACCGGCGAGAAGGATGCCAATGCGGTCTCCCCGGCCTTCCAGCAATTCGCGTCCGATGCGCATTTCCCTGCCGTCAAGCAGATGGTGTCGACGCGCTGTTCCATGTGTCATGCGGCCGAACCCGTCTATGAGGGGATTGTGCGCGCGCCGAAAGGCGTAACGCTGGAAAATGACGCGGAAATCGCTATGCATGCCCGGGAGATCTATATCCAGGCCGGCCGCAGCCACGCCATGCCGCCCGGCAACGTCACCGACGTCACGCCGGAGGAACGCAAGCTGCTGGTTGCCTGGTTCGAAAGCTCCATCGGAGAAAAAAGCCAATGACTAGCCTTCTGCGCGGCCGCCTGCTTTCCTTCAAGCGCCTGCCGCAAAGCCTCGACGACACGGACAGCTACGCTTACGAAAGCGACGGCGGCCTGCTGGTCGAGAACGGCATAATCCTCGCCACCGGCCCATTTGCCGATATCAAGGCGCAGGCGCCGGACGGCGTCACCGAAATCGACCACCGTCCGCACCTGATCCTGCCGGGTTTCATCGACATGCACCTGCATTTCCCGCAGATGCAGGTGATCGCCTCCTATGCCGCCAACCTCCTGGAATGGCTGAATACCTATACTTTCCCCGAGGAATGCCGCTTCGTCGAAAGCGCGCATGCGCAGCGTATCGCCACCCATTTCTACGACGAGATGATCCGCCACGGCACGACGACGGCCGTCGCCTACTGCTCGGTGCACAAGACCTCGGCCGACGCCTATTTCGCCGAGGCCATGCGCCGCAACATGCGCATGGTCGGCGGCAAGGTGATGATGGACCGCAACGCGCCGCAGGGCCTGCTCGACACGCCCGAGATGGGTTACGACGAGACCCGCCAGGTGATATCAGACTGGCATGGCAAGGGCCGCAACCACGTCGCCATCACGCCGCGCTTCGCCATCACCTCGACGCCGGCACAGATGGAGGCGACCGCGACCCTCGCCCGCGAGTTCCCGGATCTGCATATTCAGACGCATCTTTCCGAGAACCACGACGAGATCAAGTTCACCTGCGAGCTCTATCCGGACGCGATCGACTATACCGATATCTATGCGCAATACGGGCTGCTTGGCCCTAAAAGCCTGTTCGGCCACGCAATCCATCTTTCCGAGCGCGAAGCCGACGCCATGAGCGAGGCAGGCGCCGTCGCCGTGCATTGCCCGACCTCGAACCTGTTTCTCGGCTCCGGCCTCTTCCCGCTGAAGGCGCTGGCTCGGCGCGAAAAGCCCGTCCGCATCGGCGTTGCCACCGATATCGGCGGCGGCTCCAGCTATTCCATGCTGCGCACCATGGACGAGGCCTACAAGATCCAGCAGCTCCTCGGCGAGCGCCTGAATCCGCTGGAAAGCTATTACTACATGACGCGCGGCAATGCAGAGGCCCTGTCGCTTGCCGACAAGATCGGCACGCTCGATCCCGGCACCGAAGCCGACCTCATCGTCCTCAACGCCGCCGCGACGCCGGCCATGGCGCTGAAGATGGAGGTGACGAAGAGCCTCACCGAAGAGCTGTTCCTTCTGCAGACCATGGGCGACGACCGCGCCGTCGTCGAAACCTACGTCGCCGGAAAGTCGATGAAATCAGCTCCAGGTTGAACAAAATCACTCAAAATGGTATCGCGCGACGATGCGAATTATCTCACGCCGAACGCTAAAAGAATTTATCGAGAGTTTAGCCGGGCATCGAGACTATGATGCCGTCAAGGTAGCCATCGATAGCTGGTTTGCAGAAGTTAGCAAAGCAGCCTGGAACAATGCATCGGACATAAAACGGCTGTATGCCTCCGCCAGTATAATAAATGCAGAGCGTGTCGTCTTTAACATCAAGGGTAACGGCTATAGGCTTGTTGTCGCGGTTGACTATGAAAAATCTATCGTTTGGATAAAATGGGTGGGCACGCACCGAGACTATGATCGGATCGATGTGTCAAAGGTGAGATATGAATAGAACAAAGGCTATCCATTCGGACAAAGAGTATGAGGAGGCTTTGGAGCAACTTTCAAAGCTATGGGGAGCTCGGCGCGGAACTCCCGAAGGAGACCGTCTGGACGAACTTGCAACCTTACTCGACGCCTACGAGACTATTCGATACCCCATGGACATGCCAAACGCTGAAGCGATAACGAAATTTCGGGCCGAACAAGAACGGGATCGCGCCACCAAAATTCCACAGAATATCGAAAAAAATTACGTCTTTCAGATTTATCAAGATCGTGCAGGCTTGTTCTTTTTCCGCCTGGTATCTCCGGCAGGAGAGATCATGCTGATATCAGAAGCCTATCGTTCCAAGAGCAGCGTCGTCCATACGATCAAACGCCTTAAGTCAATTTTCTCAACCACAAAATCAGAAATCCAAGTCATCGCAGCGTAGCTAAGATTCTTTCCAACTCTCGGCATTGTATGGGCAATTAAACTCACGTGGATACTTGTGATGCTCTCGCCGATGCTTTGTCTTACAGAATTTCTCTTAGTAGCAACTATATGCAATACGCTCGTAGTTAGGCTTTAGCATTAAATGCTTACCTAGGAAGCAGTCCCCATGACCGCGCCGCTTACCATCGCTGAACTGAAGACGCTTGCTCGGCGGCGCGTGCCGAAAATGTTCTTTCAATATGCGGATTCCGGTTCGTGGACGGAATCGACCTATGAGGCGAACGAGGCGGATTTCGCCAGGATCAAGCTGCGTCAGCGCGTTCTCGTCGACATGTCCGACCGGTCGCTGGCGACCATCATGGTCGGCCAGAAGGCCTCCATGCCTGTGGCGCTGGCGCCGACCGGCCTTACCGGCATGCAGCACGCCGATGGCGAGATGCTGGCGGCGCGTGCGGCGGAGGAATTCGGCATTCCCTTCACGCTCTCGACGATGAGCATCTGCTCGATCGAGGATATCGCGTCGGTCACGAAGCAGCCCTTCTGGTTCCAGCTCTACGTGATGAAGGATCGCGATTTCGTCCTGAACCTGATCCATCGCGCCAAGGCGGCGAAATGCTCCGCGCTGGTGCTGACGGCCGACCTGCAGGTCCTCGGCCAGCGCCATAACGACATCCGCAACGGATTGTCGGCACCGCCGAAAATGACCGTGAAAAATCTCTGGCAGATGGCGACGCGGCCAGGTTGGTGTATGGGCATGCTGAAGACGAAGCGTCGTTCCTTCGGCAACGTCATCGGTCATGCCAAGGATGTTTCCGACATGACGACACTATCGCACTGGACGCATTCGCAGTTCGACCCCAAGCTTTCCTGGAGCGATGTCGCCTGGATCAAGGAGCAATGGGGCGGCCCGCTGATCATCAAGGGCATTCTCGACGTCGAGGATGCGAAGGCGGCCGTCGATACCGGCGCCAACGCCATCATCGTCTCCAACCATGGCGGCCGGCAGCTCGACGGCGCCCACTCCTCAATCAGCATGCTGCCGCGGATCGTCGATGCCGTCGGCGATAAGATCGAGGTGCATATGGATGGCGGTATCCGCTCAGGCCAGGATGTGCTCAAGGCCGTCGCGCTCGGCGCCAAGGGCACCTTCATCGGCCGCCCTTTCCTCTACGGTCTAGGCGCCATGGGCAAGGAGGGCGTCACGCTCGCGCTTGAGATCATCCGCAAGGAACTGGATATCTCCATGGCGCTCTGCGGCAAGCGCGATATCAAGGCAGTGGATCGGACTATTATCGCCGACCTCTAGAGCCGGATGATTTTAGGTCGAACCGACCTAAAATCTGAATCCGCTCTAGAATCAAAAAAGTAGAGCATGATGTCGTCCGAAAACCGCTCACACTTTTCGGCATCATGCTCTAGTAGTGGAAGCGACATTGCAGGACGATAAGTGTTTGCCGATCCCCTTCACCCTCAACCCTGTAAATCAGCCTATGCTCTTGCGTAATGCGACGTGACCACTGGCCTTTGAGCTGATTGCGCAGAGGCTCCGGCTTGCCGAGTCCCTCGAAAGGGTGACGCAGGGCATCCCGCAGGAGTTCGCTGATCCTAGCAACTACTTTTCGGTCTTTTTCCTGCCAATAGAGATAGTCTTCCCAAGCGTGTCCATGCCAGGCAAGCAA encodes the following:
- the guaD gene encoding guanine deaminase, producing the protein MTSLLRGRLLSFKRLPQSLDDTDSYAYESDGGLLVENGIILATGPFADIKAQAPDGVTEIDHRPHLILPGFIDMHLHFPQMQVIASYAANLLEWLNTYTFPEECRFVESAHAQRIATHFYDEMIRHGTTTAVAYCSVHKTSADAYFAEAMRRNMRMVGGKVMMDRNAPQGLLDTPEMGYDETRQVISDWHGKGRNHVAITPRFAITSTPAQMEATATLAREFPDLHIQTHLSENHDEIKFTCELYPDAIDYTDIYAQYGLLGPKSLFGHAIHLSEREADAMSEAGAVAVHCPTSNLFLGSGLFPLKALARREKPVRIGVATDIGGGSSYSMLRTMDEAYKIQQLLGERLNPLESYYYMTRGNAEALSLADKIGTLDPGTEADLIVLNAAATPAMALKMEVTKSLTEELFLLQTMGDDRAVVETYVAGKSMKSAPG
- a CDS encoding type II toxin-antitoxin system HigB family toxin; amino-acid sequence: MRIISRRTLKEFIESLAGHRDYDAVKVAIDSWFAEVSKAAWNNASDIKRLYASASIINAERVVFNIKGNGYRLVVAVDYEKSIVWIKWVGTHRDYDRIDVSKVRYE
- a CDS encoding DUF1508 domain-containing protein; its protein translation is MNRTKAIHSDKEYEEALEQLSKLWGARRGTPEGDRLDELATLLDAYETIRYPMDMPNAEAITKFRAEQERDRATKIPQNIEKNYVFQIYQDRAGLFFFRLVSPAGEIMLISEAYRSKSSVVHTIKRLKSIFSTTKSEIQVIAA
- a CDS encoding alpha-hydroxy acid oxidase is translated as MTAPLTIAELKTLARRRVPKMFFQYADSGSWTESTYEANEADFARIKLRQRVLVDMSDRSLATIMVGQKASMPVALAPTGLTGMQHADGEMLAARAAEEFGIPFTLSTMSICSIEDIASVTKQPFWFQLYVMKDRDFVLNLIHRAKAAKCSALVLTADLQVLGQRHNDIRNGLSAPPKMTVKNLWQMATRPGWCMGMLKTKRRSFGNVIGHAKDVSDMTTLSHWTHSQFDPKLSWSDVAWIKEQWGGPLIIKGILDVEDAKAAVDTGANAIIVSNHGGRQLDGAHSSISMLPRIVDAVGDKIEVHMDGGIRSGQDVLKAVALGAKGTFIGRPFLYGLGAMGKEGVTLALEIIRKELDISMALCGKRDIKAVDRTIIADL
- a CDS encoding Txe/YoeB family addiction module toxin, giving the protein MLLAWHGHAWEDYLYWQEKDRKVVARISELLRDALRHPFEGLGKPEPLRNQLKGQWSRRITQEHRLIYRVEGEGDRQTLIVLQCRFHY